In Oreochromis aureus strain Israel breed Guangdong linkage group 6, ZZ_aureus, whole genome shotgun sequence, the genomic window AAGGTGCATCAGGTCAGAAAAGCCCTCCCCCAGCAGCAGTCTGTCCACGGGGGATTCCCGCCCCATGTCACAATCACTGTCCCCCGCCTCGCTGTCCCCACGGCCACTGTCCTTCAGGCTGAACTTGTCCATGTCTTGTAACGCATACCTGTGAgaagccattaaaaaaaaagactatgaACACATATAAGTATAGTCTGAAAATAAGTAATAGAATTTTACACTTTGGACAAACACAGGTGGCACATTCTGTTTTGCAGGTTAAACAAATCAATCTGTCCTTAGAGAAGATTAGTGACAAACAAATTATATCAAACTTAGGGCTGTTTCTGGAATCTGTCAAAACTTGTGACAAGCCTTGACCCATTAATTCTACACGCAGGTAAATTGCATCCATAAATAAATCATAGCAGCCACTAGGGTATCAATAAATATATCATCCAAAGATCATAATCAGATATTATGATGAAAgcagtgatggatgcagacttTATAACCTGAGCTCCTTTTAGCACAAAGGATTTTTTTGTGATATTCAGACATCTAAGGGTTTCACACTTAGAACAGAAGACCAGAAGACATTGGTATGACAATtggaatatgaaaaaaaaaaaaccatttggACACCATAAAATCATGACCTACATGTAACTGATCAACTGACAGGGAAACCTGCACAACAGGTTGTTGACAAATGTCGGACACAATGAAAAACAAGAGgtttaaaaagtaaacaaaagatAATCTTTTTGGGGGGGAACGGGTGGCTGGGGAGGTGGGGGGTAAATTACCTGTAGCTGCGGGAGTATTTGTTGCCACGGAAACTGGGTCTGGGCTGGTACTGGCCCTGATGGAGCATGGACAGAAGCTGTGAGACTTGCTACATcccaaaaaaatgacaaaacaaacaaaataaaacaaacaaaaagaaacagaaagggGGGATGAATAACAGATGGAGAATTGAGGAAGgggaaaagagagacagacaacacaGAAGACAAAATAATGGatgagtaaacacaaaatggatGATGGAGGGTCTGCTAAAAATGGATGAGACAAAATGGATGATGTTAAAACAAAAAGGGGGGTTGAGGGTGAGTCTAGATGAATATGTAGACATATGACTGGGGGGGTGAGTCATGGTCATGATGGAGGTAATGGTGACAGGGTGTAAACAAGGTAAAGACAAAGACACGTCTATAATCATCAACAGTTTTTAATGAGAATCAGTTTGATCTACAGGGCAGTGTTGATTAAGTCactgtcacacatggaaatgaTGAGTTAATTTGCTCAAACAGGGACAGCTGTGTGAGGATGAGAaggctggtgtgtgtgtgtgtgtgtgtgtgtgtgtgtgtgtgtgtgtgtgtgtgtgtgtgtgtgtgtgtgtgtgtgtgtgtgtgtgtgtgtgtgtgagagagagagagaaacactgaGAAAGAAAATTTGGAAAGGGGCTGAGGGATCATATTTGAAATATCTGAAagtaatttgtttctgtgtgtgtgtgtgtgtgtgtgtgtgtgtgtgtgtgtgtgtgtgtgtgtgtgtgtgtgtgtgtgcacttacCTCAACTGGTGGAGTTGTGTGTGCCAGTTCCAGGGCAAAGCTCTCTGGAATATGATTGGACGAAATGGTCACTAGGCTGTTCAAGGATTGGCGACTGTGGTGGTTCTGCCTGCTCCCTATCTGGGCTCGTTCCATGGGAGGTGTGGCCGAAGGGGAGCGGTGGTGGGCTCTGATTGGGAGAGTGCCGTTCACTGTGGGGACCAAGGTTATATCACCTTTGTGGATTTGGCGTGAGGGCTTCTTTGGGTGGTGCTGGTGGGTGGATTCTGCTACCCGGCAGTTATAGGAGTGCCTGGTGTCCTTTTTCTCCCGGTTACAGCGAGAAGCAAACACCACCATGATAAACATGAGTGCGACGCAGATGGCTCCCAAGGAGATGATGATAATCAGAGATACATCAAGTGAAGTCTCTCCTTGGTCTGTTACTGACCCGTGGTTCTCAATGGTCTCATGGAGAGTGATTTTCAGAACGGCCTTAGCACTGAGGCTCTCACTTCCTTGATCTCTGACCACAACAGTCAGCTCTGCATGGTCATGGGGGAAGTTCTCCAAACTAGCATTGGCATGGATCTCACATGTTCTTGGCTCAATGAAGAAGAATCCTTCTTCGTTGCCACTGACTATAGAGCAAATGAGCTCAGCATTGACTCCTGTATCTCTATCAGTTGCCCTAACCACAGTTATTAAGTGTCCAGCCTCTGTAAACTTTGAAGCAGGCACATCTGCAGTGAAGTTCCACAGCTGAGGGACCACAATGACTGGAGGGTTGTCATTTTCATCCAGAATGTTCAGAATAACCGTGGCATTGCTGAGCAGTGCTGGTTTTCCTGCATCCTTTGCTTGCACAATAAAGGCTATACGGCTAACATCCTCTCGATCAAATGTGCGCAGTGCATAGATAGCGCCATTAGAGGGGTCAATGGTGACATAGGTGGAGATAGAACTGCCGTGAACAGAGTTCTCCAAGATGGAGTAGCTCACCTGCCCATTTGAATCCAGGTCAGGGTCAGTGGCCAAGATGGACGTCAGATATGCTCCAGGGGCATTGTTCTCTGATTTAAAGATCTCATATTGCCCCTTCTCAAAACGTGGTGGGTTGTCATTTTCATCAGTTACATGCACAGTGAAATGTTTGACAGTAGAAAGACTTGGAATCCCTCGATCCTCTGCCACCACAGTCAGGCTGAACTCTGACCTCTTCTCTCTGTCTAGAGACACATTGGTCAAAATCATGTAGTTGTTCTCATATGTTTTCTGCAATTTGAAATAGCCTTGACCATGAAGCTTGCACTCCACCTCTCCATTCAGTCCAGAGTCCAAGTCCTCTACCCTGACCAAAGCAACAAATGTGTCCAAAGGCGAAGCTTCAGATACATACGCTGCATCTCCATTCCCCTGAGAAGACATGAGAGTGATGCTGATGTCAGGTTTGTTGTCGTTGACGTCTACCACTTTGACCAGGATCTTGCAGTGAGCGGGCATGGAGTTTGGACCCATGTCCTGTGCTTGCACATCGATATCATAAGAATTAGCAGTCTCGTGATCCACGCGCCTGATGAGAGTCAGGTGACCGCTGTCGGGGTTAATTTTGAATGTCTCCATTATTTTCGGAGAGACATGACTGCTAAATGAGTAGACTATTTTGGCGTTTGTGCCCTCATCCGCGTCCGTTGCGTTTAAGTCAATGAGCAGAGTGCCAACAGGTGAATTTTCTGGCAGATTGATGACATATGACGACTTTTCAAAAACTGGACTGTTATCGTTTGAGTCAGTAACACTGATTTTAAGGAGGGTCGAACCCGTTCTCGGGGGAACGCCCCTGTCAGAGGCCGTGTATTGAAGTTCGTAACCAGAGCGCTCCTCCCGATCGAGCTCCCTGAGCACCACCAGCTCAGCATATTTAACCCCATCAGTCCTAGACTGAATGTCAAGCTTAAAGAAGTTGTTTGGTTCTAAGGCATACGAGTACAGTGAATTCTCCCCGACATCGGGGTCTGTGGCGCTGTCCAGGGGAATGCGCGCTCCCACGGCCGCGCTCTCGGAGATCTCAATTGGGATGACGGCGCGAGCGAACTGAGGTGCGTTGTCGTTAATGTCAAACACCTCCACCTCGatgagaaacagctggagg contains:
- the pcdh18a gene encoding protocadherin-18a isoform X2 yields the protein MKGLFLTRMWKVLAVLALATQHITGKTLKYQIYEEQKVGTVIARLKEDVADVLAKLPSSVPLRFRAMQRGSSSFFNVREQDGEISIKTKIDREKLCEKNLNCSIQFDVLTLPTEHLQLFLIEVEVFDINDNAPQFARAVIPIEISESAAVGARIPLDSATDPDVGENSLYSYALEPNNFFKLDIQSRTDGVKYAELVVLRELDREERSGYELQYTASDRGVPPRTGSTLLKISVTDSNDNSPVFEKSSYVINLPENSPVGTLLIDLNATDADEGTNAKIVYSFSSHVSPKIMETFKINPDSGHLTLIRRVDHETANSYDIDVQAQDMGPNSMPAHCKILVKVVDVNDNKPDISITLMSSQGNGDAAYVSEASPLDTFVALVRVEDLDSGLNGEVECKLHGQGYFKLQKTYENNYMILTNVSLDREKRSEFSLTVVAEDRGIPSLSTVKHFTVHVTDENDNPPRFEKGQYEIFKSENNAPGAYLTSILATDPDLDSNGQVSYSILENSVHGSSISTYVTIDPSNGAIYALRTFDREDVSRIAFIVQAKDAGKPALLSNATVILNILDENDNPPVIVVPQLWNFTADVPASKFTEAGHLITVVRATDRDTGVNAELICSIVSGNEEGFFFIEPRTCEIHANASLENFPHDHAELTVVVRDQGSESLSAKAVLKITLHETIENHGSVTDQGETSLDVSLIIIISLGAICVALMFIMVVFASRCNREKKDTRHSYNCRVAESTHQHHPKKPSRQIHKGDITLVPTVNGTLPIRAHHRSPSATPPMERAQIGSRQNHHSRQSLNSLVTISSNHIPESFALELAHTTPPVEGQYQPRPSFRGNKYSRSYRYALQDMDKFSLKDSGRGDSEAGDSDCDMGRESPVDRLLLGEGFSDLMHLEMHHRLHPAMRLCTDECRVLGHSDQCWMPPLSSPASSADYRNNMYIPGEESSQQPPLDDDQSSVDSERRKSFSTFGKESGNEEEGAGGVVSGAGGDVCAAGGGAGSLLTEMNSVFQRLLPPNMDSYAECTETSPTSSSSTTERGNGRSGNIVGNHSNNAVPQDNRRGLLPGGKGPSYPPGVAAWAASTHYLNPGSGSGNGTNHVSSSSSSSTSSSSSSSPSTSTPTSTSGQPPHLKWLPAMEEIPENYEEDDFDGVFHQGHQSGKRSENRHEAGMDASELVQEINKLLQDVRQN
- the pcdh18a gene encoding protocadherin-18a isoform X1, producing MKGLFLTRMWKVLAVLALATQHITGKTLKYQIYEEQKVGTVIARLKEDVADVLAKLPSSVPLRFRAMQRGSSSFFNVREQDGEISIKTKIDREKLCEKNLNCSIQFDVLTLPTEHLQLFLIEVEVFDINDNAPQFARAVIPIEISESAAVGARIPLDSATDPDVGENSLYSYALEPNNFFKLDIQSRTDGVKYAELVVLRELDREERSGYELQYTASDRGVPPRTGSTLLKISVTDSNDNSPVFEKSSYVINLPENSPVGTLLIDLNATDADEGTNAKIVYSFSSHVSPKIMETFKINPDSGHLTLIRRVDHETANSYDIDVQAQDMGPNSMPAHCKILVKVVDVNDNKPDISITLMSSQGNGDAAYVSEASPLDTFVALVRVEDLDSGLNGEVECKLHGQGYFKLQKTYENNYMILTNVSLDREKRSEFSLTVVAEDRGIPSLSTVKHFTVHVTDENDNPPRFEKGQYEIFKSENNAPGAYLTSILATDPDLDSNGQVSYSILENSVHGSSISTYVTIDPSNGAIYALRTFDREDVSRIAFIVQAKDAGKPALLSNATVILNILDENDNPPVIVVPQLWNFTADVPASKFTEAGHLITVVRATDRDTGVNAELICSIVSGNEEGFFFIEPRTCEIHANASLENFPHDHAELTVVVRDQGSESLSAKAVLKITLHETIENHGSVTDQGETSLDVSLIIIISLGAICVALMFIMVVFASRCNREKKDTRHSYNCRVAESTHQHHPKKPSRQIHKGDITLVPTVNGTLPIRAHHRSPSATPPMERAQIGSRQNHHSRQSLNSLVTISSNHIPESFALELAHTTPPVEQVSQLLSMLHQGQYQPRPSFRGNKYSRSYRYALQDMDKFSLKDSGRGDSEAGDSDCDMGRESPVDRLLLGEGFSDLMHLEMHHRLHPAMRLCTDECRVLGHSDQCWMPPLSSPASSADYRNNMYIPGEESSQQPPLDDDQSSVDSERRKSFSTFGKESGNEEEGAGGVVSGAGGDVCAAGGGAGSLLTEMNSVFQRLLPPNMDSYAECTETSPTSSSSTTERGNGRSGNIVGNHSNNAVPQDNRRGLLPGGKGPSYPPGVAAWAASTHYLNPGSGSGNGTNHVSSSSSSSTSSSSSSSPSTSTPTSTSGQPPHLKWLPAMEEIPENYEEDDFDGVFHQGHQSGKRSENRHEAGMDASELVQEINKLLQDVRQN